The following are encoded together in the Lachnospiraceae bacterium genome:
- a CDS encoding ACT domain-containing protein yields the protein MQIRKIAYDFSVCKVTDYSLVDWNAEYCFMSKTKEENSLVCITDNEPPNVTQREEGWKAFRVEGILDFTLIGILSKISGILAEHHISIFAISTFNTDYVLIKRENYQRALDILEAAGYEIIE from the coding sequence ATGCAGATTAGAAAAATTGCCTATGATTTTTCAGTATGTAAGGTGACAGACTATTCACTGGTTGATTGGAATGCGGAATACTGTTTTATGAGTAAAACAAAAGAGGAGAACTCTCTGGTATGCATCACAGACAATGAACCGCCTAATGTGACACAGAGAGAAGAGGGGTGGAAAGCGTTTCGGGTTGAGGGAATTCTGGATTTTACGCTGATTGGAATCCTATCCAAAATTTCTGGGATTTTGGCAGAACATCATATTAGTATTTTTGCTATCTCAACCTTTAATACAGATTATGTTCTGATAAAAAGAGAAAATTATCAAAGAGCATTGGATATTCTGGAAGCAGCCGGATATGAGATCATCGAATAA